A window from Salvia miltiorrhiza cultivar Shanhuang (shh) chromosome 2, IMPLAD_Smil_shh, whole genome shotgun sequence encodes these proteins:
- the LOC131010584 gene encoding blue copper protein-like, with the protein MRMGKCIRCGIACLMIICGIEAAAAAVYTVGDSSGWSIGADYATWTTDKTFSVGDTLAFNYPPGHTVDEVSASDYKTCTIGNAIASDSSGATSVSLKTAGPHYYICGVPGHCGGGMKLAITVAAGAGNTTTLSPAPPAAVTTLAPPTGLAVPAGGTFTDPYSSSARLSVAAAAVFAFYALAIFNCFII; encoded by the exons ATGAGAATGGGGAAATGCATAAGGTGCGGAATTGCATGTTTGATGATAATATGTGGAATTGAAGCAGCTGCAGCTGCTGTTTATACAGTTGGCGACTCTTCTGGTTGGTCGATTGGTGCAGATTATGCCACGTGGACTACTGACAAGACCTTCTCCGTTGGTGATACCCTTG CGTTCAACTATCCTCCTGGCCACACTGTGGATGAAGTGAGTGCAAGCGACTACAAGACATGCACCATCGGCAACGCCATCGCCTCCGACAGCAGCGGCGCCACCTCCGTCTCCCTCAAGACCGCCGGCCCGCACTACTACATCTGCGGCGTCCCCGGCCACTGCGGCGGAGGAATGAAGCTCGCCATCACCGTAGCAGCCGGAGCTGGAAACACCACTACCCTTTCTCCGGCGCCACCTGCCGCCGTCACGACACTAGCGCCGCCTACCGGCCTGGCGGTTCCGGCGGGGGGCACCTTTACTGATCCGTATTCATCTTCCGCGAGGTTATCTGTGGCGGCGGCTGCCGTCTTCGCATTTTACGCTCTtgcaattttcaattgttttattaTATGA
- the LOC131010585 gene encoding uncharacterized protein LOC131010585 isoform X1 produces the protein MGTSAEEEYGAFLVKVKRTIYVDNLSPKVTEPVMRTAFNQFGNVKSVQFISMYLEPKNAPQAALVEMENPKQARAIIDEMGSYPFMILGMPRPVRASAARLEMFDDRPRKPGRKIICRWLDPKEPEFEVAKKLKCAVRKHAAETLGMLEVNLEQRAEEEKLASQQSETLQAQYKKYDLLQAVFEDGSAKRLGRHYEMPVADA, from the exons ATGGGCACATCTGCAGAAGAAGAGTATGGTGCATTCTTGGTAAAGGTTAAAAGGACAATTTATGTGGACAACTTGTCACCCAAAGTTACTGAACCTGTGATGAGAACTGCTTTTAATCAGTTTGGGAATGTGAAGAGTGTTCAGTTCATCTCTATGTATCTGGAACCGAAAAATGCGCCACAAGCTGCTCTTGTGGAGATGGAGAACCCGAAACAGGCTAGGGCAATCATAGATGAGATGGGGAGTTACCCTTTCATGATACTAGGGATGCCAAGGCCTGTCAGGGCTTCTGCTGCTCGACTGGAGATGTTTGATGATCGTCCCAGAAAACCAGGACGAAAGATAATATGTCGTTGGTTGGATCCTAAGGAGCCCGAGTTTGAGGTAGCCAAGAAACTCAAGTGTGCAGTCAGAAAGCATGCTGCAGAAACATTAGGAATGCTTGAGGTTAATCTG GAACAACGAGCAGAAGAAGAGAAACTTGCAAGCCAGCAAAGTGAGACATTGCAAGCACAATACAAGAAGTATGATCTATTGCAGGCAGTCTTTGAAGATGGGAGTGCTAAACGTTTGGGACGACACTATGAGATGCCCGTTGCAGATGCATGA
- the LOC131010585 gene encoding uncharacterized protein LOC131010585 isoform X2: MGTSAEEEYGAFLVKVKRTIYVDNLSPKVTEPVMRTAFNQFGNVKSVQFISMYLEPKNAPQAALVEMENPKQARAIIDEMGSYPFMILGMPRPVRASAARLEMFDDRPRKPGRKIICRWLDPKEPEFEVAKKLKCAVRKHAAETLGMLEEQRAEEEKLASQQSETLQAQYKKYDLLQAVFEDGSAKRLGRHYEMPVADA; the protein is encoded by the exons ATGGGCACATCTGCAGAAGAAGAGTATGGTGCATTCTTGGTAAAGGTTAAAAGGACAATTTATGTGGACAACTTGTCACCCAAAGTTACTGAACCTGTGATGAGAACTGCTTTTAATCAGTTTGGGAATGTGAAGAGTGTTCAGTTCATCTCTATGTATCTGGAACCGAAAAATGCGCCACAAGCTGCTCTTGTGGAGATGGAGAACCCGAAACAGGCTAGGGCAATCATAGATGAGATGGGGAGTTACCCTTTCATGATACTAGGGATGCCAAGGCCTGTCAGGGCTTCTGCTGCTCGACTGGAGATGTTTGATGATCGTCCCAGAAAACCAGGACGAAAGATAATATGTCGTTGGTTGGATCCTAAGGAGCCCGAGTTTGAGGTAGCCAAGAAACTCAAGTGTGCAGTCAGAAAGCATGCTGCAGAAACATTAGGAATGCTTGAG GAACAACGAGCAGAAGAAGAGAAACTTGCAAGCCAGCAAAGTGAGACATTGCAAGCACAATACAAGAAGTATGATCTATTGCAGGCAGTCTTTGAAGATGGGAGTGCTAAACGTTTGGGACGACACTATGAGATGCCCGTTGCAGATGCATGA
- the LOC131010586 gene encoding uncharacterized protein LOC131010586 codes for MPTPFTLLTTIKTTPFPSPSPFLMSFFQMGFPPKKDAIGRKSTSSEITEMSTDGGEEEGAADFWPVQRPIAPPPGDKPVECPFPNSNEWRFWRSSNRKGAEPMSKRRHSVSHDGDHYKRLLFPHKSHFHKF; via the exons ATGCCAACTCCTTTTACACTTCTCACAACAATAAAAACGACGCCTTTCCCCTCACCCTCCCCATTTCTCATGTCGTTCTTCCAAATGGGCTTCCCTCCCAAAAAAGATGCT ATTGGCAGAAAAAGCACGAGTAGTGAGATCACAGAGATGAGTACTGACGGCGGCGAAGAAGAAGGCGCCGCCGATTTCTGGCCGGTTCAGCGCCCCATTGCGCCGCCGCCGGGGGACAAACCGGTGGAGTGCCCCTTCCCTAACTCCAAT GAATGGCGATTTTGGAGGAGCTCTAATCGGAAAGGTGCGGAGCCTATGAGCAAGAGGCGTCATAGCGTGAGTCACGACGGCGACCATTACAAGCGCCTTCTTTTTCCTCACAAATCACACTTCCACAAGTTTTAA